The Pseudomonadota bacterium region TACGGTAGCGGCGAATTCGAGCTGGTGCGCGTGGCGCCGAATCGGGCCGAGGGTCACTGCGAACGGGAAGGTGTGTCGATCGACGCAGCCGGCGGCGCCTGGTTTGGTGGCCCGCAGCGGGACGGGGAGGGGTTGCTGATTGACGTGCTTAATGATGCCCAGGCGCTGATCACCATCTATTCCTACCGTCCGGCGGCGGCCACGTTCGTCCGCTGACGCCGAAAAATTCTAGCCGCCGCGGCCGGCGGCGCTCCCCGAGGCCAGTTCGCTCCGCGTAACCTCGCCGTCGCCGTTGTCATCAGCGGCATCAATGAGGTCGATCAGCCGCAAACGATATTCAGCCACGGTGAGGCGGCGGTCACCGTTGCTGTCCGCCCGGGCAAAGATGAGCTCCTGCCGGACGCGGTCTTCCGGGGTTTTTGCCAGCACATACTCGTTTGGGGTGAGCGCCATAGAGCGGTCCCGGTCGAGCGGGGTGAACAGAAATGCCAGGTGCTCATCCACCTCGGCGGCTTCGATGAAACCCTGCTGGGTGCAATCCAGTACGTCAAACATGGGGTAAAGCAGAAAAGCGGCAAGCTCCTGTTCGCTCGGACCCTGCGCCGTCGGCGTGGTGGCGCAGGCGCAGAGCAAGGCGGTCAGAAGCAGTGAAGTGGGCGCCCTCAAAGCGGCAAGCCGTCGCCGATCAGGGTGAAGCCGGCGAAAACCAGTCCGATGGCCAGCACCCAGCTGCCACAGGCCCGGGCGGCGGTTCGGCCCCAGCGGTAGCGTTCCACCAGCAGGTCACAAAGAGCCAGCGCCAGCGTGATCAGCAGGTAGGAGGCGAGCCCGACACCCAGCGCATACAGACCCTGGGCGTACCCGGCAAGGCCCAGGTTCGCGTTGGCAAATCCATGGCTGAATCCCAGCACGGCTCCCAGCGTGAGAAACGACCAGCGGGGCAGGGATGGGGCGATGGCGGCGATGAGGCCAAGAATCATCATCGACGCCAGGTTGATGACGGCCATCGGTTGCTCCACCGCGGCCAGGCCGGGTGCCGCGAGGGCTCCAGCAACCACGGCGACGGGAAATACCGCCAGCACCCATTTTGCCACGCGGGCGCCAAGCAGGCCGCCCAAAAGCGCCAGACCGAGCCAGGGCACCAGGTGCTGCATCGAGGTCAGCGGATGCAGAAAGCCGCTGTAGAGTTCCCCAAAGCGGGTTGAGACCAGGTGCGCTGAGGCGGGGAAGCACATCCCCAGCGCCAGGCCGCCGGCCACCGACCTTGCGACCAGGCGACACACTAGGCGCTGCCGAAAAGAAAAAACGCGCCCACCGCGGCCACGGCCGCTCCGCAAGCCCGAACAAACCAATCGCCGGCCGGCAATTTCAGCAGCAGGCCGAGCAGAATGCCGGCTAGGTGGAGCAGCCCGGTGGCGACGACGAAACCGACGCCGTAGGCAAGGGGATTGGCCGCCTCCGGAACCTCGGTGCCGTGAGCGTGACCGTGGAAGATGGCAAACACTCCCACGATCACACCGGCCAGCGCCACCGGCGCTTTGAGCTTCATCGCCACCAGCAGGCCCAGCAGACAGGCCGACAGCGCAATCCCGTATTCCACGCCCGGCAGCGGCATCTGCAGCAGCCCCAGCAGCGCGCCGGCGGCCATCACGGCAGGAAACACAACCGGGAGCAGCCAGATGCTGGGCGCGCCGAGCTGTGCGCCCCACAAACCCACAGCGACCATGGCCACCAGATGATCGAGACCCAGCACGGGGTGGTGCAGGCCAGCGGCCAGCCCGCCTCCCACACCGGTTTCGCTATGGGCGAGAGACAATGCGGGCCAAAGGGCCGCAAAGAGTAAAAGAGCCGCCCTCGAAGCCCGAGCCGTCTGTCCAATGCGTTTCATAATCCTGCCTGCACCATCATATTCATGCGTTCGATAAACCAGAAGCTGGCGACCGCGCCCAGGGCGTACACGCCAACGGCCTGGGCCCGTTGGGAAAAGCCAGCCTGGAGCTGCTGGTGGGCCCGCATCAGCAGCAGGACCAGCAGTACGAAAGCGAGCTGCCCCAACTCAACACCCACGTTGAAAAACAACAGCGCCAGCGGCAGGTTCTCCGGCGGCAAACCGACGTCGGTTAGAGCGCCGGCAAAACCAAAGCCATGCAGCAGCCCAAAGCCGAAGGCCACGGCCCAGGGATATCGGGCGCTCAAGCCCGGCTGGCCACGCCACAGCTTGATGATCTCCACCGCGACAAACACGATGCTCAAAGCGATGGCTGCGTTCACCGCCCGCTCCGGTACGCCGACCCACCCCAGTGTGGCAGCCGCGAGCGTGATGCTGTGGGCGATGGTGAAGGCGGTAATGGTCTTCACCAGCATCCAGGGACTGGCTACCAGCAGCATCAGGCCGAGCACGAACAGCAGGTGATCAAGACCAAGCAGAATATGTTCGAAACCCAACGGCAGATAGGAACCGGCCACTTGACGCCACGGCAGGATTCCGGAGGCGGTGAGATTGATGACCGGTTGAGCCGCCGTGAGGGTATAGCTGTGCGTTGCGCCTGAGAGGCCACGGACGCGAACCACCGCTGCGGAATAGTCCTGACCCAGCTTTTCAAAGGTGAGTGGACCGATCAGTCCGGTCTCGCCACAGTGCACGCGCGGCGGCCGGTAGTTGCAGTGGTCTGGATAGACCGGCGTCGGGGCCTCCATGTTCACCGATGAGGAATAGGTCCAGGCTTCGAGAAACGATCCGGCCTGGGTTTCCCGCAGCTGCAGGAGAGCGATGGGCGTTTCGTGAGCGCACAGCTCGGTGACGCCACAGAGCGCGAGCAGGATCCCCAGCAGCCAGCGTTGTTTTTTTTCGCGGGTAGGCATCGGTCAGAGGCCGACGAGCTCAGATTCCGGGTCCGCGTCATCCGGCTCCGTCAGGTCGACGTCCACCGAGATCTGGTACTGCTCCACGATGGCGGCCAGGGCCGCGGCAAGCTCCTGCTTCCGTGCATTGTCCTCCCAGTCCACCGCCACCTGCGAACGAACCTTCTCAAAGTCGGCCGGCTCCTGCTCATAAACCTCGGTGACGCGCATCAGATGCCAGCCCCGGTCTGTCTCCACCGGCTGCCAGCTCCCCCGGGGTGCGTTGAGCACATGGGCGGACCGGTCAGGGCCAAACAGCGAAGCGACGTTCGCGGAGGGCCGGCGTGCGTAGCGGCGGACGCGAAGTTCCGGCGGGGGCACTTCGTCGGTCTCGTTGAGACGCTGAGCCAGCTCGCTGGCGCTGGTCTCCGGCGGCACAGCAAATTGCTCCATGTCGTACAGCGCCGGGCGGTCGTAGGCGTCGCGGTTCTGCTCGAACCACGCGTGCAGCACCTCGTCGGTGGGGGGCTGGGTGATCACGTTGCTGAACAGCACGTTTTTCATCTTGAGGATGAGCCGCTGCCGGATCATCTCGTCGCCCTGGTCGAGGCCGAGCAGGAGCGCCTCGCGGTACAGCACCTCATTTTGACTCCACTGAACGATGAGATCCTGCACTTCCCGGGGGGTCGGCTGACGGCCAGTGCCCTCAAGAAAAATTTCGACCAGGTCTCGATATTGCCGGGAATCGACGTCGATTTTGCGCGGATCATCCTCGCCCCGGGAAATCCACCCGTCGACGAGAAAGATCAGCGACCCGAGAAAAAGGAAATGGGTAAGGGGCTCGCGCAGTAGCTGACGCATAGGCAATTCAAAGGCCAGGAAGGTACGACTTCAGGTCAGCCAGGCTAGGCCCAGTGCATGACGGAAAAATGACAACCGTGTTTCAGATTTTTTCACCCGGCCTTGTCACATTCCGGTAGCGGAATTGTCATGTTTGCGGCGTATG contains the following coding sequences:
- a CDS encoding HupE/UreJ family protein, which encodes MCRLVARSVAGGLALGMCFPASAHLVSTRFGELYSGFLHPLTSMQHLVPWLGLALLGGLLGARVAKWVLAVFPVAVVAGALAAPGLAAVEQPMAVINLASMMILGLIAAIAPSLPRWSFLTLGAVLGFSHGFANANLGLAGYAQGLYALGVGLASYLLITLALALCDLLVERYRWGRTAARACGSWVLAIGLVFAGFTLIGDGLPL
- a CDS encoding HupE/UreJ family protein, encoding MPTREKKQRWLLGILLALCGVTELCAHETPIALLQLRETQAGSFLEAWTYSSSVNMEAPTPVYPDHCNYRPPRVHCGETGLIGPLTFEKLGQDYSAAVVRVRGLSGATHSYTLTAAQPVINLTASGILPWRQVAGSYLPLGFEHILLGLDHLLFVLGLMLLVASPWMLVKTITAFTIAHSITLAAATLGWVGVPERAVNAAIALSIVFVAVEIIKLWRGQPGLSARYPWAVAFGFGLLHGFGFAGALTDVGLPPENLPLALLFFNVGVELGQLAFVLLVLLLMRAHQQLQAGFSQRAQAVGVYALGAVASFWFIERMNMMVQAGL
- a CDS encoding peptidylprolyl isomerase; amino-acid sequence: MRQLLREPLTHFLFLGSLIFLVDGWISRGEDDPRKIDVDSRQYRDLVEIFLEGTGRQPTPREVQDLIVQWSQNEVLYREALLLGLDQGDEMIRQRLILKMKNVLFSNVITQPPTDEVLHAWFEQNRDAYDRPALYDMEQFAVPPETSASELAQRLNETDEVPPPELRVRRYARRPSANVASLFGPDRSAHVLNAPRGSWQPVETDRGWHLMRVTEVYEQEPADFEKVRSQVAVDWEDNARKQELAAALAAIVEQYQISVDVDLTEPDDADPESELVGL
- a CDS encoding HupE/UreJ family protein; protein product: MKRIGQTARASRAALLLFAALWPALSLAHSETGVGGGLAAGLHHPVLGLDHLVAMVAVGLWGAQLGAPSIWLLPVVFPAVMAAGALLGLLQMPLPGVEYGIALSACLLGLLVAMKLKAPVALAGVIVGVFAIFHGHAHGTEVPEAANPLAYGVGFVVATGLLHLAGILLGLLLKLPAGDWFVRACGAAVAAVGAFFLFGSA